A section of the Gallaecimonas xiamenensis 3-C-1 genome encodes:
- a CDS encoding exodeoxyribonuclease VII small subunit yields MAKKQPENMTFEENLKELEAVVTQLEQGELSLDEALRQFERGVALSRESEQKLKAAEQKVQMLLGDGQTLAPFASEPDA; encoded by the coding sequence ATGGCAAAAAAGCAGCCGGAAAACATGACCTTTGAAGAGAACCTCAAGGAATTGGAGGCTGTGGTCACCCAGCTCGAACAGGGCGAACTCAGCCTGGACGAGGCTTTGCGCCAGTTTGAACGTGGCGTAGCACTGAGCCGGGAAAGCGAACAAAAGCTCAAGGCGGCCGAGCAGAAGGTACAGATGCTGCTGGGTGATGGCCAAACTCTGGCCCCCTTTGCCAGCGAGCCAGACGCATGA
- a CDS encoding DJ-1 family glyoxalase III has protein sequence MSAAWIACAKGSEELEVVGVANVLRRAGIDTDIVSMEDELEVSCARRVTLKADRLWPQDPSEAERPDILILPGGLEGTERLAQHGALVASLQARQKAGRWLAAMDTAPVLVLKTHGLLPDKAQVTGHPGFHDRLPAQGLKADALTVTDYRHRLITSQGPGTAMLFALSIIEVLAGEDVAQRIAAPLVLP, from the coding sequence ATGAGCGCCGCCTGGATAGCCTGCGCCAAGGGCTCGGAAGAATTGGAAGTGGTGGGGGTAGCCAATGTGCTGCGCCGCGCCGGTATCGACACCGACATCGTCAGCATGGAAGACGAATTGGAAGTGAGCTGCGCCCGCCGGGTAACCTTGAAGGCCGATCGCCTCTGGCCCCAGGACCCAAGCGAGGCCGAGCGTCCCGATATCTTGATCCTCCCAGGTGGCCTGGAAGGCACCGAACGCCTGGCCCAACATGGCGCCCTGGTGGCCAGCCTGCAGGCCAGGCAGAAGGCCGGCCGCTGGTTGGCCGCCATGGATACGGCGCCGGTGTTGGTACTTAAGACCCATGGCCTGTTGCCCGACAAGGCCCAGGTGACGGGGCACCCCGGCTTCCACGACCGCCTACCTGCACAGGGCCTCAAGGCCGACGCCCTGACCGTTACCGACTACCGTCACCGGTTGATCACCAGCCAAGGCCCGGGTACCGCCATGCTGTTCGCCCTGTCCATCATAGAGGTATTGGCTGGGGAAGATGTGGCCCAGCGCATCGCCGCGCCCCTGGTGCTGCCCTGA
- the dxs gene encoding 1-deoxy-D-xylulose-5-phosphate synthase, whose product MSIDNKNYPLLSAVPSPEALRKLPQEQLPQVADELRRYLLESVSQSSGHLASGLGAVELTVALHYVYQTPFDRLIWDVGHQAYPHKILTGRRDRMGSIRQKNGLHPFPWREESEYDVLSVGHSSTSISAALGMAIAADKEEAGRKVVAVIGDGAITAGMAFEAMNHAGDLGKDMVVVLNDNEMSISENVGALNKHMARLLSGSLYTSIREGGKKVLSGLPPIKELAKRAEEHLKGMVVPGTLFEELGFNYIGPIDGHDVEGLVDCLRNMRNLKGPQLLHVMTKKGKGYEPAEKDPIGYHGVPKFDPSKDCLPKSKGGKPTFSNIFGDWLCDTAASDPKLMAITPAMREGSGMVRFSQNYPGQYFDAAIAEQHAVTLAAGFAIEGLKPVVAIYSSFLQRAYDQLIHDVATMKLPVLFAIDRAGVVGADGPTHQGAFDLSYLRSVPNLVVMAPSDENECRNMLHTGYQLDLPAAVRYPRGSATGAALDSAPSLLPLGKAVVRRQGSKVAILAFGTLLAAALEAGEALDATVVDMRFVKPLDEELLKELAASHELLVTVEDNVIKGGAGSAVAEYLLSANAIKPMLMLGLPDEFIKHGGQEEILAELGLDSTGITQAIKTRLS is encoded by the coding sequence ATGAGCATTGATAATAAAAATTACCCTTTGTTAAGCGCCGTCCCCTCGCCTGAGGCCCTGCGTAAACTGCCCCAGGAACAGCTACCCCAGGTGGCTGATGAGTTGCGTCGCTATCTGCTCGAGTCGGTGAGCCAGTCTTCTGGCCACCTGGCATCTGGCCTGGGCGCCGTCGAACTGACGGTGGCCCTGCACTATGTCTACCAGACCCCCTTCGATCGCCTTATCTGGGATGTGGGCCACCAGGCCTACCCCCACAAGATCCTCACAGGTCGGCGCGATCGCATGGGTTCCATTCGCCAGAAGAACGGCCTGCATCCCTTCCCCTGGCGGGAAGAGAGCGAATACGACGTGTTGTCGGTGGGCCACTCTTCTACCTCCATCTCGGCGGCCCTTGGCATGGCCATCGCCGCTGACAAGGAAGAGGCCGGCCGCAAGGTGGTGGCGGTGATCGGTGACGGCGCCATAACCGCCGGCATGGCTTTTGAGGCCATGAACCACGCCGGTGACCTGGGCAAGGACATGGTAGTGGTGCTCAATGACAACGAGATGTCCATCTCGGAAAACGTCGGGGCACTCAATAAACACATGGCGCGGCTGCTGTCCGGCAGCCTCTATACCTCCATCCGCGAAGGAGGCAAGAAGGTACTGTCCGGCCTGCCCCCCATCAAGGAGCTGGCCAAGCGTGCCGAGGAACACCTCAAGGGCATGGTGGTACCCGGCACCCTCTTTGAAGAGCTGGGTTTCAACTACATAGGCCCCATCGACGGCCATGACGTGGAAGGGCTGGTGGACTGCCTGCGCAACATGCGCAACCTCAAGGGCCCCCAGCTGCTGCACGTGATGACCAAAAAAGGCAAAGGCTACGAGCCTGCCGAAAAAGACCCCATCGGTTACCATGGGGTGCCCAAGTTCGACCCCAGCAAGGACTGTTTGCCCAAATCCAAGGGCGGCAAGCCGACCTTCTCCAACATCTTCGGCGACTGGCTGTGCGACACCGCCGCCAGCGACCCCAAGCTGATGGCCATTACCCCGGCCATGCGCGAAGGCTCCGGCATGGTGCGTTTCAGCCAGAACTATCCCGGCCAGTACTTTGATGCCGCCATAGCCGAGCAGCACGCCGTTACCCTGGCGGCCGGCTTTGCCATCGAAGGCCTCAAGCCTGTGGTGGCCATCTATTCCAGTTTCCTGCAGCGGGCCTACGACCAGCTGATCCACGATGTGGCCACCATGAAGCTGCCGGTGCTGTTCGCCATCGACCGCGCCGGTGTGGTGGGCGCCGACGGCCCCACTCACCAGGGTGCCTTCGATTTGAGCTACCTGCGCTCTGTACCCAACCTGGTGGTGATGGCGCCCAGCGACGAGAACGAGTGCCGTAACATGTTGCACACCGGCTACCAGTTGGATCTGCCTGCAGCAGTGCGCTACCCCCGTGGTAGCGCCACTGGCGCTGCCCTGGACTCCGCCCCCAGCCTGCTGCCCCTGGGCAAGGCCGTGGTACGCCGCCAGGGCAGCAAGGTGGCCATCCTCGCCTTTGGCACCCTCCTGGCAGCCGCCTTGGAAGCCGGTGAAGCCCTGGACGCCACAGTGGTGGACATGCGCTTTGTCAAACCCCTGGACGAGGAACTTCTTAAAGAACTAGCCGCCAGCCACGAACTGCTGGTGACGGTGGAAGACAACGTCATCAAAGGCGGCGCCGGCTCAGCCGTGGCCGAGTACCTGCTCAGCGCCAACGCCATCAAGCCGATGCTGATGCTGGGGCTGCCCGACGAGTTCATCAAACACGGCGGCCAGGAAGAGATCCTCGCCGAACTGGGGCTGGACAGCACAGGTATTACCCAGGCCATAAAGACGCGCCTTTCCTGA
- the thiI gene encoding tRNA uracil 4-sulfurtransferase ThiI — MKFIIKLHPEITIKSKSVRLRFIKLLESNLRVALRRVEEETKVDRFWDKLELRVPDSADRAQVIEKICSTPGVAHALEVAEHPFSSLHDIYEVAQAAWGHTLAGKTFCVRVKRSGKHEFSSIEVERYVGGGLNQNNATGGVRLKNPDITLNLEIEGDKVYLVSARHRGLGGFPIKTQEDLLSLISGGFDSGVASYQAIRRGSRTHYCFFNLGGNAHEIGTKQMAYHLWDRFGASHRVKFITVPFEGVVGEILEKIDDGLMGVVLKRMMMRAAAKVAERMGIQALVTGEAVGQVSSQTLTNLTVIERAVDTLILRPLIFTDKQDIVDTARAIGTFEIAETMPEFCGVISKNPNVRADIKKVEATEEDFDFAVLEQALADAKVMDIRDIAQEADERVVEVEAFSQVPKDGVILDIRAPDEEEDSPLELDGVEVKTLPFYKLATQFGDLPKDRLYYLYCAKGVMSKLQALYLQEQGFNNVRVYRPH; from the coding sequence GTGAAGTTCATCATCAAGCTCCATCCGGAAATCACCATCAAGAGCAAGTCGGTCAGGCTGCGCTTTATCAAGTTGCTGGAGTCCAACCTACGGGTGGCCCTGCGCCGGGTGGAGGAAGAAACCAAGGTTGACCGGTTCTGGGACAAGCTGGAACTGAGGGTCCCTGACAGTGCAGACCGGGCGCAGGTGATTGAGAAGATCTGCTCCACCCCAGGTGTGGCTCACGCCCTGGAAGTGGCCGAGCATCCCTTCAGCTCCCTTCATGACATCTACGAAGTGGCCCAGGCCGCCTGGGGCCATACCCTGGCCGGCAAAACCTTCTGTGTGCGGGTCAAACGCAGCGGCAAACACGAATTCAGCTCCATCGAGGTGGAACGCTACGTAGGGGGCGGCCTTAACCAGAACAACGCCACCGGCGGTGTGCGCCTGAAAAACCCCGACATTACCCTGAACCTGGAGATTGAAGGGGACAAGGTCTACCTGGTCAGCGCTCGCCACCGTGGTCTGGGGGGCTTTCCCATCAAGACCCAGGAAGACCTGCTCAGCCTTATCTCCGGCGGCTTTGACTCCGGTGTGGCCAGCTACCAGGCCATTCGCCGTGGCTCGCGCACCCATTACTGCTTTTTCAACCTCGGCGGTAATGCCCACGAAATTGGCACCAAGCAGATGGCCTACCATCTGTGGGACCGCTTCGGTGCCTCCCACAGGGTCAAATTCATCACAGTGCCCTTTGAAGGGGTGGTGGGGGAGATCCTCGAGAAGATTGACGACGGCCTGATGGGCGTCGTGTTGAAAAGGATGATGATGCGCGCCGCCGCCAAGGTAGCCGAACGCATGGGCATCCAGGCCCTGGTCACAGGTGAGGCGGTGGGTCAGGTGTCCAGCCAGACCCTCACCAACCTGACGGTGATCGAGCGCGCCGTCGACACCCTGATCCTGCGGCCGCTGATCTTCACCGACAAGCAGGATATCGTCGATACCGCCCGGGCCATCGGCACCTTCGAGATCGCCGAGACCATGCCGGAATTCTGCGGCGTGATCTCCAAGAACCCCAACGTCAGGGCCGACATCAAGAAGGTGGAAGCCACCGAGGAAGATTTTGATTTCGCGGTGCTGGAGCAGGCCCTGGCCGACGCCAAGGTCATGGATATCCGCGACATCGCCCAGGAAGCCGACGAACGAGTGGTGGAAGTGGAAGCCTTCAGCCAGGTGCCAAAGGATGGGGTTATCCTCGACATTCGCGCCCCGGACGAAGAAGAAGACAGCCCCCTGGAGCTGGACGGGGTCGAGGTCAAGACGCTGCCCTTCTACAAGCTGGCCACCCAGTTTGGCGACCTGCCCAAAGACCGGCTCTATTACCTCTACTGCGCCAAGGGTGTGATGAGCAAGCTCCAGGCCCTGTACCTGCAGGAGCAGGGCTTCAACAATGTGCGGGTCTACCGGCCCCACTGA
- a CDS encoding phosphatidylglycerophosphatase A, which yields MSDSNNPVKRLSLTNPWHFLALGFGSGLAPKAPGTFGSLAAIPLFLLLSPLPWLAYLALTLLAIVGGVYICARASRDMGVHDHSAIVWDEVAGMLITLFMVPLTWQWLLAGFALFRFFDILKPWPISWCDKHLHGGFGIMIDDVLAGVFAFACLQGLLAWLG from the coding sequence ATGAGTGACAGCAACAATCCGGTAAAACGCCTCAGCCTGACAAACCCCTGGCATTTCCTGGCCCTGGGCTTTGGCTCTGGACTGGCCCCCAAGGCCCCTGGCACCTTTGGCAGCCTGGCGGCCATCCCGCTTTTTTTGCTGCTAAGCCCCTTGCCCTGGCTGGCCTACCTGGCACTGACCCTGCTGGCTATTGTCGGCGGCGTTTACATCTGTGCCCGGGCCAGCCGCGACATGGGCGTGCACGACCACAGCGCCATCGTCTGGGACGAAGTGGCCGGCATGCTGATCACCCTCTTTATGGTGCCCCTGACCTGGCAATGGCTGCTGGCAGGCTTTGCGCTGTTCCGCTTTTTCGACATCCTCAAACCCTGGCCCATCAGCTGGTGTGACAAGCACCTGCACGGCGGCTTTGGCATCATGATCGACGACGTCCTGGCCGGCGTATTCGCCTTTGCCTGCCTGCAGGGGTTGTTGGCCTGGCTGGGCTGA
- the ispA gene encoding (2E,6E)-farnesyl diphosphate synthase, with the protein MTLQDQQQHFRQRIDNYLGQCLDQQPALAPRLLGAMRHGLLLGGKRVRPFLVYSTGTMLGLAEEALDPLAAAVESIHAYSLIHDDLPAMDDDELRRGQPTVHVAFDEATAILAGDALQALAFEELAKAQVADAATFKALLLLLSRAAGFAGMVGGQALDIAATGQALDLKALEQVHAHKTGALIRASVLLPALAAGISDAQYQSLATFAEKLGLAFQVQDDILDITADTQVLGKTQGKDQRDDKATYPALLGLNQAKTMAQSLVDEALSCLASLPYNSEHLAALARYVITRER; encoded by the coding sequence ATGACCCTGCAGGACCAGCAACAGCATTTTCGCCAACGCATCGACAACTATCTCGGTCAGTGCCTTGACCAGCAACCGGCCCTGGCACCGCGCCTGCTGGGGGCCATGCGCCACGGCCTGCTGCTGGGGGGCAAAAGGGTCAGGCCTTTCCTGGTCTACAGCACCGGCACCATGTTGGGCCTGGCTGAAGAGGCCCTAGACCCGCTGGCTGCGGCCGTGGAAAGTATCCACGCCTATTCCCTGATCCACGATGACCTGCCGGCCATGGACGACGACGAGCTGCGCCGTGGCCAGCCGACGGTACATGTGGCCTTCGATGAAGCCACCGCCATCCTCGCCGGTGACGCCCTGCAGGCCCTGGCCTTTGAAGAGCTGGCCAAGGCCCAGGTCGCCGATGCCGCCACCTTCAAGGCCCTGCTGCTGTTGCTGTCCCGCGCCGCCGGTTTTGCTGGCATGGTGGGCGGCCAGGCCCTGGATATCGCCGCCACCGGCCAGGCCCTTGACCTTAAGGCCCTGGAACAGGTCCACGCCCACAAGACCGGCGCCCTGATCCGGGCCAGCGTTTTGCTGCCAGCCCTGGCGGCGGGCATCAGTGATGCCCAATATCAGTCGCTTGCTACCTTTGCCGAGAAACTGGGCCTGGCCTTCCAGGTACAGGACGATATCCTCGACATTACCGCCGACACCCAGGTACTGGGCAAGACCCAAGGCAAGGACCAGCGGGATGACAAGGCCACCTACCCGGCCCTGCTGGGACTGAACCAGGCCAAAACCATGGCCCAGTCTTTGGTGGACGAAGCCCTGTCCTGCCTGGCGTCATTGCCCTACAATAGCGAACATCTAGCTGCCCTCGCCCGCTACGTCATTACCCGCGAGCGTTAA
- a CDS encoding alpha/beta hydrolase family protein: MDLYRLLVPALACVVSVGPVPAFATSLDDELINQLSARSPLQEAKISPDGNYLALAVVDNDERTIKVAATKDMKFIGGVRLGGAKEFGSFYWANDERLVAKVMQKLSWQEEPVYYGELFAFNWDGRKGKMIYGYSAGEGETGSHIKRTQSTDGWASFIDPLPNDPKHILIASQPMSGDQGSLARVVKLDIYRGLERSINIMAPVADAGFLLRPDQSVGAAYGSDRNANFQVYLRQEGKEPWKPLAAEDVAPLGFDNSGKALYVLRGENGGPLGLYKYELDQEKFKKLYVDPVSNVTGVLTSQDDHLVYGLKVEDGLPSYLMVNGKHPEAIAFKELLAAFPGTDLTITSSTPDGSKYVFLTETDTDPGSLYLFDQEKLSVTQLFSFYANLDRKTLMPSEPFSFKSSDGLTLHGYYTPPRPDRAGKHHKLVVLVHGGPHGIRDHWAFDRDVHILSQHGYAVLRVNYRGSGGYGTTFLEAGYRHWGDLIQQDIAEAVDWAIREKNIAKEKVCIMGGSFGGYSAVMSAITYPDKYHCAVANAGIYDLPLMKEEGEIPEFYNGEAYLEKALGMDEAQLRAFSPAAQAARLQVPLLLTHGTQDKRAPIEQYEALAAALKAAKKPFESLVLDKEGHGFRDPENRALYYRTVLTFLNQQLGD, from the coding sequence ATGGACCTGTACCGACTGTTGGTGCCCGCCCTGGCTTGTGTAGTCAGTGTTGGCCCAGTCCCCGCTTTTGCCACCTCCCTCGATGATGAGCTAATTAACCAGCTATCCGCCCGATCGCCTCTACAGGAGGCCAAGATATCTCCAGATGGCAATTATTTGGCTCTTGCCGTCGTCGATAATGATGAGCGCACGATCAAAGTTGCCGCCACTAAGGACATGAAGTTTATCGGCGGTGTACGCCTTGGTGGAGCCAAGGAATTTGGCAGTTTTTACTGGGCCAATGATGAGCGTCTCGTTGCCAAGGTAATGCAAAAGCTGAGTTGGCAAGAAGAGCCTGTCTACTATGGAGAGTTGTTTGCGTTCAACTGGGATGGCAGGAAAGGCAAAATGATATACGGCTACAGTGCCGGGGAAGGTGAGACAGGAAGTCATATAAAGCGTACTCAGAGTACGGATGGCTGGGCCAGTTTTATTGATCCTCTACCCAATGATCCCAAGCATATATTGATTGCATCGCAACCCATGAGCGGTGATCAGGGCAGTCTTGCTCGGGTTGTAAAATTAGATATTTACCGAGGTCTAGAAAGGAGTATTAACATCATGGCCCCGGTAGCGGATGCGGGGTTCTTATTGCGTCCGGACCAATCTGTCGGTGCTGCATATGGGTCTGACAGGAATGCAAACTTCCAGGTGTACTTGCGTCAAGAGGGTAAAGAGCCTTGGAAACCGCTGGCTGCTGAAGATGTTGCGCCTTTGGGTTTCGATAATAGCGGTAAAGCTCTTTATGTGCTGCGTGGAGAGAATGGCGGCCCACTAGGTCTGTACAAATACGAATTGGACCAAGAGAAATTTAAGAAACTTTACGTCGATCCCGTGTCCAATGTTACGGGAGTCCTGACGTCCCAAGATGATCATTTGGTCTATGGGCTTAAGGTAGAGGATGGCTTACCATCTTATCTGATGGTCAACGGTAAGCATCCGGAAGCGATAGCTTTCAAAGAGCTACTGGCTGCTTTCCCTGGAACTGACCTAACTATCACCAGTTCAACTCCTGATGGCAGTAAATACGTATTTTTGACGGAAACGGATACTGATCCCGGTTCTTTGTATCTATTTGACCAAGAAAAACTTAGCGTTACCCAGCTATTTTCTTTTTACGCCAATCTTGACCGTAAAACCTTGATGCCATCTGAACCTTTCAGCTTCAAGTCATCCGATGGTTTGACGCTGCACGGGTACTACACGCCGCCAAGACCTGATCGGGCCGGTAAACATCACAAGCTGGTAGTCTTGGTCCATGGCGGTCCTCATGGGATCAGAGACCACTGGGCCTTCGACCGTGATGTTCATATCCTTTCCCAGCATGGTTACGCAGTATTGCGCGTCAACTACCGGGGCTCTGGAGGTTACGGTACAACCTTCCTGGAGGCCGGTTATCGTCATTGGGGTGACTTGATCCAGCAGGATATTGCCGAGGCTGTAGATTGGGCCATTCGAGAGAAGAATATCGCCAAGGAAAAGGTGTGCATCATGGGTGGCAGTTTTGGTGGTTACTCGGCAGTGATGAGTGCGATTACTTATCCTGACAAGTATCACTGTGCAGTGGCCAATGCAGGCATTTATGACTTACCCCTGATGAAGGAAGAAGGAGAAATTCCAGAGTTTTATAATGGTGAGGCCTACTTGGAGAAGGCCTTGGGAATGGACGAGGCTCAGTTGCGGGCATTTTCTCCGGCTGCCCAAGCTGCGCGCCTTCAAGTGCCGCTGCTGTTGACCCACGGGACGCAGGACAAGCGGGCTCCTATCGAGCAGTATGAAGCGCTGGCTGCCGCCCTTAAGGCTGCTAAAAAGCCTTTTGAGAGCCTGGTACTGGATAAGGAAGGCCATGGCTTTCGCGATCCTGAAAACCGTGCGCTCTACTACCGTACCGTGCTGACTTTCCTGAACCAACAGCTCGGTGACTAA
- a CDS encoding GGDEF domain-containing protein gives MYRRYPLIRLALALTVPLAILALASGLLVLLSYPLEITVLIRPEPLGPGSHPLSALGIILLAASMLLYHHRLPSLVLALPVWLLMLSRLLMPDASQALLQALTPFTRSLALINESGHPVALGVHTALCQWLIASAILSYQLYHPKWAQLLSTLAFAVAQVALTGYAFGLSHFYGEMSLTTMMMVTPMSLAILVRTANRGGLRALLSPWTGGKIARLQLVVGMVTPFLIGLLLVKTADRAPDLSFGMLIVAVSQASALLIAVSAILYETMDKERRSYHRQMELMATRDPLTASFNRYALERRAETELARSRRHRYPLSVLVVDADHFKQINDNFGHPVGDLVLQQLASLLRRHCRAQDTVARWGGEEFVVLLPDTPLNKAFQVAEKLRQLVAQQDLHDLAPGLSLTISVGCAQLTAQENISDLLRRADIALYAAKDLGRNKVSEARLAS, from the coding sequence ATGTACCGCCGCTATCCCCTTATCCGACTGGCCCTGGCATTGACGGTGCCCCTTGCCATATTGGCCTTGGCCAGTGGCCTGCTTGTCCTGCTGTCCTATCCACTTGAGATAACAGTACTTATCAGGCCAGAGCCCTTGGGTCCCGGCTCTCACCCCCTATCAGCCCTGGGGATAATCCTACTGGCAGCATCCATGCTGCTCTACCACCATCGTTTACCAAGCCTGGTACTGGCGTTGCCTGTTTGGCTGCTGATGCTGAGCCGTCTTCTAATGCCTGACGCCAGCCAGGCACTGTTGCAGGCCCTGACCCCCTTTACCCGCTCCCTGGCCCTTATCAATGAAAGCGGCCACCCCGTTGCCCTGGGGGTACATACCGCGCTTTGCCAATGGCTTATCGCCAGCGCCATCCTCAGCTACCAGCTCTACCATCCCAAGTGGGCACAGCTGCTGTCGACCCTGGCTTTTGCCGTCGCCCAGGTTGCCTTGACGGGCTATGCCTTCGGCCTTAGCCACTTCTACGGGGAAATGTCCCTCACCACCATGATGATGGTCACCCCCATGAGCCTGGCCATCCTGGTACGCACCGCCAATAGGGGAGGTCTAAGGGCATTGCTCAGCCCCTGGACCGGGGGCAAGATAGCCCGGCTGCAACTGGTGGTCGGCATGGTTACCCCCTTCCTCATCGGACTGCTGCTGGTGAAAACGGCCGATCGAGCCCCGGATCTCTCCTTTGGCATGCTGATCGTCGCCGTCAGCCAGGCCAGTGCCCTGCTGATCGCTGTTTCGGCCATTCTTTACGAGACCATGGACAAGGAAAGGCGCAGTTACCACAGGCAGATGGAATTGATGGCCACGCGCGACCCACTGACCGCCAGCTTCAATCGTTACGCCCTGGAAAGACGGGCCGAAACCGAGCTGGCCCGCAGCCGTCGTCACCGCTACCCCCTGTCGGTGCTGGTGGTAGATGCCGACCATTTCAAGCAGATCAATGACAACTTCGGCCATCCGGTCGGAGACCTGGTGTTGCAACAACTGGCGTCGCTGCTGCGTCGGCATTGCCGAGCCCAGGACACAGTCGCGCGCTGGGGAGGAGAAGAGTTTGTGGTGTTATTGCCCGATACGCCTTTAAACAAGGCATTCCAGGTTGCCGAGAAGCTGCGCCAACTGGTGGCCCAGCAGGATCTGCATGACCTTGCTCCAGGATTGAGCCTTACCATTTCGGTTGGATGCGCCCAGTTGACCGCCCAAGAGAACATCAGCGACTTGTTGCGCCGCGCCGATATCGCCCTTTATGCGGCCAAAGACCTGGGTCGTAACAAGGTTAGCGAAGCCCGCCTGGCCAGCTAG
- a CDS encoding flagellar motor protein MotB encodes MSNGPKCKCPPPGLPPWMGTFADLMSLLMCFFVLLLSFSEMDVLKFKQIAGSMKYAFGVQNRVEVKDIPKGTSVIAQEFSPGKPEPTPIETIQQQTMEMTEQSLEFQDGESQYVGGQTKQRDNKVGGESASAGSESSTSEPQEQQEQMNELARNMAQALNAEIMDGAIELEALGQQIVIRIREKGSFPSGSAFLQPKFRPIIREIGQLLKDVPGEITVSGHTDDLKVHSELYSSNWDLSIQRALAVTDELLKVDGLDHNRLVVRGFADTKPIKPNVSEDNRRINRRVEIAINQGKPKITDEIPADQP; translated from the coding sequence ATGAGCAACGGACCCAAGTGCAAGTGCCCGCCACCGGGGTTGCCGCCCTGGATGGGCACCTTTGCCGACCTGATGTCATTGCTGATGTGCTTTTTCGTGCTGCTGCTGTCTTTTTCCGAGATGGACGTGCTCAAGTTCAAGCAGATCGCCGGCTCCATGAAGTACGCCTTCGGTGTGCAAAACCGGGTGGAGGTCAAAGACATCCCCAAGGGTACCTCGGTGATCGCCCAGGAGTTCAGTCCCGGCAAGCCTGAGCCTACCCCTATCGAAACCATCCAACAACAGACCATGGAAATGACTGAGCAGAGCCTGGAATTCCAGGACGGCGAAAGTCAGTACGTAGGCGGCCAAACCAAGCAGCGGGACAACAAGGTGGGCGGCGAGTCTGCCAGTGCCGGCTCAGAGAGCAGCACCAGCGAACCCCAGGAACAGCAAGAGCAGATGAACGAGCTGGCCCGCAACATGGCCCAGGCGCTGAACGCCGAGATCATGGACGGCGCCATAGAACTGGAGGCCCTGGGCCAACAGATCGTCATCCGTATTCGTGAAAAAGGCTCCTTCCCTTCCGGCTCGGCCTTCCTGCAACCCAAGTTCAGGCCGATCATCCGCGAGATAGGGCAGCTGCTCAAAGACGTGCCAGGAGAGATCACAGTGTCGGGCCATACCGACGATCTCAAGGTGCACTCAGAGCTGTACAGTTCCAACTGGGATCTGTCCATCCAGCGGGCCCTGGCGGTGACAGACGAGCTGCTGAAGGTGGACGGCTTGGATCATAACCGCTTGGTTGTACGGGGCTTTGCCGACACTAAACCCATAAAGCCCAACGTCTCCGAAGACAACCGCCGTATCAACCGGCGGGTGGAGATCGCCATCAACCAGGGCAAGCCGAAGATCACCGACGAGATCCCTGCCGACCAGCCCTGA
- the pomA gene encoding flagellar motor protein PomA produces the protein MDLATLIGIIGAFAFIVMAMLQGGELGSFYDTPSVLIVIAGSLCVVLMKFNMGQFFGATKIAMKAFMFKLEKPEELIEKAVEMADAARKGGFLALEEAEVNNSFFRKGIDLLVDGHDAEVVRDNLNKDIDETTERHLRGMAVFRAMADVAPAMGMIGTLIGLVAMLKNMDDPKAIGPAMAVALLTTLYGAVLANMVATPIADKLALRMNEEMLNRRLILDAVMGIQAGLNPRVIEGMLKNYLAESKRQVKTTDD, from the coding sequence TTGGATCTGGCAACACTTATTGGCATTATCGGGGCCTTCGCCTTCATCGTCATGGCTATGCTGCAAGGCGGTGAACTGGGCAGCTTCTACGATACCCCCTCAGTCCTCATCGTGATCGCCGGCTCTCTGTGCGTGGTGTTGATGAAGTTCAACATGGGACAGTTTTTTGGCGCGACCAAGATTGCCATGAAGGCTTTCATGTTCAAGCTGGAAAAGCCGGAGGAGTTGATCGAGAAAGCCGTGGAGATGGCCGACGCTGCCCGTAAAGGCGGCTTCCTTGCCCTGGAAGAGGCGGAGGTCAATAACAGCTTTTTCCGCAAGGGCATAGACCTGTTGGTGGACGGCCACGACGCCGAAGTGGTGCGTGACAACCTCAATAAGGACATCGACGAAACCACAGAGCGCCACCTGCGCGGCATGGCGGTATTTAGGGCCATGGCCGACGTGGCCCCGGCCATGGGCATGATAGGCACCCTGATCGGCCTGGTGGCCATGCTCAAGAACATGGATGACCCCAAAGCCATAGGCCCGGCCATGGCGGTGGCTTTGTTGACTACCCTCTATGGCGCCGTGTTGGCCAACATGGTGGCCACCCCCATCGCCGACAAGCTGGCGCTGCGCATGAACGAAGAAATGCTCAACCGCCGCCTTATCCTCGACGCCGTCATGGGCATCCAGGCCGGCCTTAACCCCCGTGTTATCGAAGGCATGCTCAAGAACTACCTGGCCGAGTCCAAGCGCCAGGTGAAGACTACGGACGATTAA